One part of the Pseudoliparis swirei isolate HS2019 ecotype Mariana Trench chromosome 6, NWPU_hadal_v1, whole genome shotgun sequence genome encodes these proteins:
- the LOC130194624 gene encoding protein FAM180A: MNAKIQFKICLCVILWLLIVLQDVAAGRSPTSEKTLSSVSDANLMFEFLLGGVAIDRDNNIVMLDEEMASMRQGRAFLSQINDNIPRSLSAMLHMATTLEGQKRGKPKTQNQFDTLVLSMVYSAQQARHQEREKERTAWSEVLLQLANYTVYELRGNYLFSYA, from the exons ATGAATgcaaaaatacaatttaaaatctGCCTTTGTGTCATTTTATGGCTTTTGATTGTGCTGCAAG ATGTGGCTGCAGGCAGAAGTCCAACTTCTGAAAAAACTCTCTCATCTGTCTCTGATGCAAACCTGATGTTTGAG TTCTTGCTGGGCGGGGTGGCGATCGACCGGGACAACAACATCGTCATGCTCGACGAGGAGATGGCATCGATGAGGCAGGGGCGGGCGTTTCTGTCTCAGATCAATGACAACATACCCAGAAGTCTGAGCGCCATGCTGCACATGGCGACCACATTGGAGGGTCAAAAGAGAGGAAAGCCGAAGACTCAGAATCAGTTTGACACTCTTGTTCTGAGCATGGTGTACTCGGCGCAGCAAGCCCGGcatcaggagagagaaaaggagcgaACGGCCTGGAGTGAAGTGCTTCTTCAGCTGGCAAATTACACCGTCTATGAACTACGTGGGAACTATCTCTTTAGTTATGCATGA
- the ddb2 gene encoding DNA damage-binding protein 2 isoform X1, which produces MKTRQKKSAEALESKAKLRKRTGESSSPTLSKKLPDRKDGETSKKAGPPVKSAAAQKRRGYRSILHYIYRSTLGQSLHSQMRQCLQEPFVRSLSSYHFHGATSPFNRRITCLEWHPTHPTTLAMGSKGGDIYLWDFKAPAKKVFLQGNGAGDFIGGMKFCPMDLSQVYVASGEGTLTVQSFEGRTPTVLSRTQDCGHDHHNLCCWYCCVDVSVSRQMLVTGDNLGHLILLGLDGQKIFSDKLHKAKVTHAEFNSCCDWLLATASVDHTVKLWDLRNIKDKKSFLHEMPHEKAVNSAYFNPLDCSKLLTTDQYDQIRVYSSPDWSKPQHIIQHPHRQFQHLTPIKASWHPVYDLIVAGRYPDERVCAGEQRTIDVFDANTAELVCQLQDPSATGIKSINKFNALGDVIGSGMGVTVLVWDRDKSVTGDQPEAQEETSTSVGGLGGRQRRSSRDRRAPAVDAKLKKKLATLEELETKTEFTKPKQTRTRKK; this is translated from the exons ATGAAAACGAGACAGAAGAAGTCCGCAGAGGCACTTGAATCAAAGGCTAAACTCAGAAAAAGAACCGGGGAAAGTTCTTCTCCAACTCTCTCCAAAAAACTCCCAGACAGAAAAGATGGAGAAACATCCAAAAAAG CAGGACCTCCCGTTAAGTCCGCAGCAGCTCAGAAGAGAAGAGGGTACAGGAGCATCCTGCACTACATCTACAGGAGCACTCTGGGTCAAAGTCTCCACTCCCagatgagacag TGTCTGCAGGAACCTTTCGTTCGCTCGCTGTCGTCCTATCATTTCCATGGCGCTACCAGCCCCTTCAACCGGAGAATCACCTGTCTGGAGTGGCACCCTACCCATCCCACCACCCTGGCTATGGGCTCCAAGGGGGGTGACATCTATCTGTGGGATTTTAAGGCACCTGCGAAAAAAGTATTTCTCCAAGGG AACGGAGCAGGTGACTTTATCGGAGGGATGAAATTTTGCCCAATGGACCTTTCCCAAGTCTACGTGGCTTCTGGTGAGGGCACGTTGACCGTGCAGAGCTTTGAGGGCCGCACGCCCACCGTCCTGTCCAGAACTCAAGACTGTGGCCACGATCACCACAACCTTTG TTGCTGGTACTGCTGTGTGGACGTGTCTGTGAGTCGACAGATGCTTGTGACAGGAGACAACCTGGGGCATCTTATCCTCCTGGGTTTGGATGGCCAGAAG ATTTTCAGTGACAAGTTGCACAAAGCGAAAGTGACCCATGCCGAGTTCAACTCCTGCTGTGATTGGTTGTTGGCAACGGCCTCAGTTGACCACACAGTGAAACTTTGGGACCTGAGGAACATCAAGGACAAGAAGAGCTTCCTCCACGAGATGCCTCATGAGAAAGCTGTGAACTCGG CCTATTTCAACCCGCTGGACTGCTCCAAGTTGCTCACCACGGATCAGTATGACCAGATCCGGGTCTACTCCTCTCCCGATTGGTCGAAACCTCAACATATCATCCAACATCCACACAGACAGTTCCAGCATCTCACACCCATCaag GCCTCATGGCACCCTGTCTATGACCTCATCGTGGCGGGCCGCTACCCGGATGAGCGGGTTTGCGCTGGAGAGCAAAGGACCATCGACGTCTTTGATGCCAACACCGCTGAGCTTGTGTGTCAGCTGCAAGATCCCAGCGCTACAGGAATCAAATCT ATCAACAAATTTAATGCATTGGGTGACGTGATTGGATCTGGAATGG GTGTGACGGTGCTGGTGTGGGATCGAGACAAGTCAGTGACCGGTGATCAGCCCGAAGCGCAGGAGGAAACCTCCACCTCAGTGGGCGGTTTAGGAGGCCGGCAGAGGCGCTCCAGCAGGGACAGGAGAGCTCCTGCTGTGGATGCAAAGCTCAAGAAGAAACTGGCTACTCTGGAAGAATTGGAGACCAAGACTGAGTTTAccaaaccaaaacaaacacgGACGAGGAAAAAATAA
- the ddb2 gene encoding DNA damage-binding protein 2 isoform X2 — protein sequence MKTRQKKSAEALESKAKLRKRTGESSSPTLSKKLPDRKDGETSKKGPPVKSAAAQKRRGYRSILHYIYRSTLGQSLHSQMRQCLQEPFVRSLSSYHFHGATSPFNRRITCLEWHPTHPTTLAMGSKGGDIYLWDFKAPAKKVFLQGNGAGDFIGGMKFCPMDLSQVYVASGEGTLTVQSFEGRTPTVLSRTQDCGHDHHNLCCWYCCVDVSVSRQMLVTGDNLGHLILLGLDGQKIFSDKLHKAKVTHAEFNSCCDWLLATASVDHTVKLWDLRNIKDKKSFLHEMPHEKAVNSAYFNPLDCSKLLTTDQYDQIRVYSSPDWSKPQHIIQHPHRQFQHLTPIKASWHPVYDLIVAGRYPDERVCAGEQRTIDVFDANTAELVCQLQDPSATGIKSINKFNALGDVIGSGMGVTVLVWDRDKSVTGDQPEAQEETSTSVGGLGGRQRRSSRDRRAPAVDAKLKKKLATLEELETKTEFTKPKQTRTRKK from the exons ATGAAAACGAGACAGAAGAAGTCCGCAGAGGCACTTGAATCAAAGGCTAAACTCAGAAAAAGAACCGGGGAAAGTTCTTCTCCAACTCTCTCCAAAAAACTCCCAGACAGAAAAGATGGAGAAACATCCAAAAAAG GACCTCCCGTTAAGTCCGCAGCAGCTCAGAAGAGAAGAGGGTACAGGAGCATCCTGCACTACATCTACAGGAGCACTCTGGGTCAAAGTCTCCACTCCCagatgagacag TGTCTGCAGGAACCTTTCGTTCGCTCGCTGTCGTCCTATCATTTCCATGGCGCTACCAGCCCCTTCAACCGGAGAATCACCTGTCTGGAGTGGCACCCTACCCATCCCACCACCCTGGCTATGGGCTCCAAGGGGGGTGACATCTATCTGTGGGATTTTAAGGCACCTGCGAAAAAAGTATTTCTCCAAGGG AACGGAGCAGGTGACTTTATCGGAGGGATGAAATTTTGCCCAATGGACCTTTCCCAAGTCTACGTGGCTTCTGGTGAGGGCACGTTGACCGTGCAGAGCTTTGAGGGCCGCACGCCCACCGTCCTGTCCAGAACTCAAGACTGTGGCCACGATCACCACAACCTTTG TTGCTGGTACTGCTGTGTGGACGTGTCTGTGAGTCGACAGATGCTTGTGACAGGAGACAACCTGGGGCATCTTATCCTCCTGGGTTTGGATGGCCAGAAG ATTTTCAGTGACAAGTTGCACAAAGCGAAAGTGACCCATGCCGAGTTCAACTCCTGCTGTGATTGGTTGTTGGCAACGGCCTCAGTTGACCACACAGTGAAACTTTGGGACCTGAGGAACATCAAGGACAAGAAGAGCTTCCTCCACGAGATGCCTCATGAGAAAGCTGTGAACTCGG CCTATTTCAACCCGCTGGACTGCTCCAAGTTGCTCACCACGGATCAGTATGACCAGATCCGGGTCTACTCCTCTCCCGATTGGTCGAAACCTCAACATATCATCCAACATCCACACAGACAGTTCCAGCATCTCACACCCATCaag GCCTCATGGCACCCTGTCTATGACCTCATCGTGGCGGGCCGCTACCCGGATGAGCGGGTTTGCGCTGGAGAGCAAAGGACCATCGACGTCTTTGATGCCAACACCGCTGAGCTTGTGTGTCAGCTGCAAGATCCCAGCGCTACAGGAATCAAATCT ATCAACAAATTTAATGCATTGGGTGACGTGATTGGATCTGGAATGG GTGTGACGGTGCTGGTGTGGGATCGAGACAAGTCAGTGACCGGTGATCAGCCCGAAGCGCAGGAGGAAACCTCCACCTCAGTGGGCGGTTTAGGAGGCCGGCAGAGGCGCTCCAGCAGGGACAGGAGAGCTCCTGCTGTGGATGCAAAGCTCAAGAAGAAACTGGCTACTCTGGAAGAATTGGAGACCAAGACTGAGTTTAccaaaccaaaacaaacacgGACGAGGAAAAAATAA